A window of Apium graveolens cultivar Ventura chromosome 8, ASM990537v1, whole genome shotgun sequence contains these coding sequences:
- the LOC141679726 gene encoding uncharacterized protein LOC141679726 gives MTSPMTSIRETPFKLAYGIEAMLPIEVGSPSHRAINFEEEANEEVIRTNMELIDEVRDQAVERMEKYKEKTREHFSKKSIVRNFQVGDLVIRDTEASDPTNTGKLMPEWEGPY, from the coding sequence ATGACAAGCCCCATGACAAGCATAAgagaaactccattcaaactagcTTATGGAATAGAAGCAATGCTTCCTATTGAAGTGGGATCTCCATCTcacagagcaataaactttgaGGAAGAAGCAAATGAAGAAGTAATCAGAACAAACATGGAGCTAATTGATGAGGTCCGGGACCAAGCCGTAGAAAGGATGGAAAAATATAAGGAGAAAACAAGAGAGCACTTCAGTAAGAAGTCCATAGTCAGaaacttccaagttggagacttAGTCATTCGAGACACAGAAGCATCAGATCCCACAAACACCGGAAAGCTAATGCCCGAATGGGAGGGACCATACTAG